A section of the Felis catus isolate Fca126 chromosome B2, F.catus_Fca126_mat1.0, whole genome shotgun sequence genome encodes:
- the PRR18 gene encoding proline-rich protein 18: protein MTVTMCHSLEPPLQQAPMTRRLGGTMPFPPTPTPGAPAARPPPRRPGAPRRAAPARAPPAPAPPAAADRRRPPEGALSGSWPPAALKRSPARRGPGPGPPRAPARPARSGHSPAGDAAPGTGPAAAAAAAPFSPGLPPEAVLLLQGRHLQRRLPARPCRPPPSPSPAGPGRRPAPRVSLLNERHRYDDVEYEEEARAVDEGLVRRCTEWLRGVESAAAARDLAGPLDTLPHLSTL, encoded by the exons ATGACAGTCACGATGTGTCACTCGCTTGAACCACCGTTACAGCA GGCGCCGATGACCCGCCGGCTCGGTGGCACCATGCCCTTCCCGCCCACGCCGACCCCGGGGGCCCCCGccgcgcgccccccgccccgcaggCCCGGCGCCCCGCGCAGGGCAGCgcccgcccgcgccccgcccgcgcccgcgccgcccgccgccgcggACAGGAGGAGGCCCCCCGAGGGCGCGCTGTCCGGCTCCTGGCCCCCCGCCGCCCTGAAGCGGTCGCCGGCCCGGCGCGGCCCGGGCCCCGGCcccccgcgcgcccccgcccggcccgcccGCTCCGGCCACAGCCCCGCGGGGGACGCGGCCCCGGGGACAGgacccgccgccgccgccgccgccgcgcccttCTCGCCCGGCCTGCCCCCCGAGGCCGTCCTGCTGCTCCAGGGGCGCCACCTGCAGAGGCGGCTGCCCGCGCGGCCCTGCCGCCCGCCGCCCTCGCCCTCTCCCGCGGGTCCCGGCCGCCGCCCGGCGCCGCGCGTGTCGCTGCTCAACGAGCGGCACCGGTACGACGACGTGGAGTACGAGGAGGAGGCCCGGGCGGTGGACGAGGGCCTGGTCCGCAGGTGCACCGAGTGGCTGCGCGGCGTGGAGTCGGCGGCCGCCGCGCGCGACCTCGCGGGGCCCCTGGACACGCTGCCGCACCTGAGCACGCTGTGA
- the SFT2D1 gene encoding vesicle transport protein SFT2A has translation MEKLRRVLSGQDDEEQGLTAQVLDASSLSFNTRLKWFAICFVCGILFSILGTGLLWLPGGIKLFAVFYTLGNIAALASTCFLMGPMKQLKKMFETTRLLATIIMLLCFILTLCAALWWHKKGLALLFCILQFLSMTWYSLSYIPYARDAVIKCCSSLLS, from the exons ATGGAGAAGCTGCGGCGGGTCCTGAGCGGCCAGGACGACGAGGAGCAGGGCCTCACCGCGCAG GTCCTGGATGCCTCGTCCCTTAGTTTCAACACCAGGTTGAAGTGGTTTGCGATCTGCTTCGTGTGCGGCATTCTCTTCTCTATCCTT GGAACTGGATTACTGTGGCTTCCCGGGGGCATCAAGCTTTTCGCAGTGTTTTACACGCTCGGAAACATCGCCGCGCTGGCCAG TACGTGCTTTTTAATGGGACCCATGAAGCAGctgaagaaaatgtttgaaaCGACAAGATTGCTTGCAACAATCATCATGCTT ttgTGTTTCATACTTACATTGTGCGCTGCTCTTTGG tGGCACAAGAAGGGCCTGGCCTTGTTGTTCTGCATATTGCAGTTCTTGTCGATGACCTG GTACAGCCTGTCGTACATCCCGTATGCAAG GGATGCAGTAATTAAATGCTGCTCTTCTCTCTTAAGTTGA